ACAAAAGCGGTGATGCCGGCATTGAGTATGATATCCGTCTCTTCTGGGAATGATTTGAAACCGTACAGTTTAATCTTCTTTATTTTCATCTTCTATATTTCATCCGGACATTCGTGATACGATTGATTTTTTTATCGAAGATAAAGTTCCCGTTCTAGATACTGGTGATAATCGCTCCATTCTCTTTCCTTACCCCTATTTTTCTTCAACTCTTCTCTGATCATCGCCACTTTGGAATCAAGATTATCAATAAAATGAAGAACGAGTGCTTCCAAAAACATCGGTTCACGGGGAGAACCCCACTCAAACTCTCCGTGATGGGAGATTATCATATGGAGCAGTTTCCACCGCAGTTCTTTCGGGAAACCGTCGATCAACCCGATCTTCTCCACAATCATCTCATAACCGAGCATGATGTGACCGAGTAATTTCCCTTCTGTCGAAATATCGATCTTTTTGGCATAGGCGTATTCTGATATCTTTCCGACATCATGCAGTATACCCGCTGTTATCAACAAATCAATATCAAGAAAATCATATACAGACTGAATATGCATCAGGAGTTTAAGAATATTGAGGGTATGAACCGCCAGACCACCGAGGTAAGCATGATGCGCCCTCTTTGCAGCCGGCGCCAGCTTAAAATTCTTCAGGAATACGGGGTCATCGAAGAATAAAGACAGCAACTTTTTCAGATAAACATTATTCACTCTCGTCTTATATGCCTGTATTTCAGCGATGATCTTCTCGACATCATCAGGGCACCGCGGCATAAAGTCAAGGGCGTCTGCTTCTTCATCAGGGATGCGCCGTATCGAATTCAAAACCACCTGCAATCTATCGTTGTATTCACCGACCGTGCCGGATATAAAAACGAAATCGCCCACTGACACCGCATTCAAACTCTCAACCACATTGTCCCAGGCGATGCCTTCAATACTGCCTGTCCGATCAGTAAACTCAAGGACAGCGTAATTACCCCCGCCTTTTTTCTCTTTCAATATCTTTCTGGTAAGCACGAATTTTTCTTTTACTGTCTCACCGGCCCGCAACTCCTCCACATATTGACTCTTCATTTCACTCCGATCATCTTCTTGGTCGTATTTTTTTTATTGAAGTAGCCAATGTGCTACTTTATTTTTTCGGTGTTTCCAGATGGAGAATTTTCTTTTTAATTAAATCCAATTTCTCGTGTAATGTGCGCTCTTCTTTCTTTTCCGCCTCCAAAGCGCTCCGTACTTCTTCTCTTTTCTGCGTGATCAGGGAAATTTCTTTATTCAACTGCTGTTCTTCCTCCTTCAATTTTTCAAGTCGTTTAAGCAACTCGGCTTCACTCTCCTTCAACTTCTCTATCGACTGCATCACAGGGTTCGCTTCGATCTCTCTCTTCCTCGCCTCGTAGTCTTCATTCAACTGTTCAAGAGTTCTCCGCGCTTCTGCAATCTGATTATTCAACTCGTCAAATTCCTGCTGAGCCTTCTCCTGCTCCTTTCTTAAAGATTCGATCTTCGGAGAAAAGACCTCTTCCTGCCGTTTGTTGATATCCTCCACTATCTTTGCTTCAAGGTTCCGCTGCATGGCGAACATAATAAAGAATGTGATAATTCCGACAATGATACCGACGACTAAAATAATCGGGTTGGAGGAAGTCGTCACTTTAACGACAGGCATCAAGGGTTTTGCTCCGAAATAGAGAGCGCCGATTAAGCTTTTGCCGATCGTGATATTGAATGCTCCGTTGAAAACACCCCCCTCTTCTTTTACGGTGTTCTTACCTGACTTCAGCAGTGAAGAACTGTATGTCTTTCCGATAAGAGCGGAATCGGTCGATGCGATAACTTTATTCTTGGAGTCCGTGAAATGTATGAATTGAATCTCGGGCTCGTCACGCCGCAACTGGGTGATAATTTCATTGAGCTTTGAGGTCTCCTCCATAATAATGGCATCCTC
This genomic window from candidate division WOR-3 bacterium contains:
- a CDS encoding HD domain-containing protein; its protein translation is MKSQYVEELRAGETVKEKFVLTRKILKEKKGGGNYAVLEFTDRTGSIEGIAWDNVVESLNAVSVGDFVFISGTVGEYNDRLQVVLNSIRRIPDEEADALDFMPRCPDDVEKIIAEIQAYKTRVNNVYLKKLLSLFFDDPVFLKNFKLAPAAKRAHHAYLGGLAVHTLNILKLLMHIQSVYDFLDIDLLITAGILHDVGKISEYAYAKKIDISTEGKLLGHIMLGYEMIVEKIGLIDGFPKELRWKLLHMIISHHGEFEWGSPREPMFLEALVLHFIDNLDSKVAMIREELKKNRGKEREWSDYHQYLERELYLR